In Candidatus Chlorohelix allophototropha, one DNA window encodes the following:
- a CDS encoding SRPBCC family protein produces the protein MSSNEYHFISHWRVESTLEEVSAVIGNGLDLVRWWPAVYLEVKELEKGDEKGIGKVIDLYTKGWLPYTLRWRFKVTESHAPHGFSIEAKGDFVGRGIWTFAQDGKYVNIIYDWKIQAEKPLLKYFSFVMKPIFAANHRWAMQKGEESLKLELQRRHAKSREELARIPAPPKPTTTSTIPITLGMLGASGAIVALIVLISKTLKHK, from the coding sequence ATGTCTAGTAATGAGTACCATTTTATTTCTCATTGGCGAGTGGAAAGCACTCTGGAAGAAGTCAGCGCAGTTATTGGCAACGGGCTTGATCTGGTACGTTGGTGGCCCGCAGTTTACCTTGAGGTGAAAGAATTGGAAAAGGGCGATGAGAAGGGCATCGGCAAGGTTATAGACCTTTATACCAAAGGCTGGTTGCCCTATACCCTGCGCTGGCGCTTCAAAGTAACTGAGTCGCACGCGCCTCACGGCTTCTCGATTGAAGCCAAAGGCGATTTTGTAGGGCGCGGTATCTGGACATTTGCTCAAGACGGCAAGTATGTCAATATCATTTACGATTGGAAAATTCAAGCTGAAAAGCCCTTGCTGAAATATTTCTCATTTGTCATGAAACCTATTTTTGCCGCCAACCACCGCTGGGCTATGCAAAAGGGCGAGGAGAGTTTAAAGCTCGAATTGCAGCGGCGACACGCCAAAAGTCGCGAAGAGCTGGCGCGTATCCCTGCCCCGCCCAAGCCCACCACTACCTCGACCATCCCGATAACGTTAGGAATGCTGGGCGCAAGTGGGGCGATTGTAGCTCTAATAGTGCTAATATCAAAAACCTTGAAGCACAAGTAA